A genomic window from Pecten maximus chromosome 4, xPecMax1.1, whole genome shotgun sequence includes:
- the LOC117326526 gene encoding uncharacterized protein LOC117326526 has product MNLVVFPHIFRQRASLSDISHTFQQRASHLDFSDTFQQRASESDISLTFQHKSSLSDFSHIASQSYISDTFQQRASQSDISDTFQQRASLSDISHTFQQRASESDISLIYQQRASLSDFSHKLSSDRGRPSQTSLIHSDKERPVYISLTLRQRASLSDFSHTFQRRVFLGRPSQISPIHSNRERQRASHSDISHTFQQRVSQSDISDTFQQRASQSDISDTFQQRASQSDISHTFQQRVSQSDISDTFQQRASKSDISDTFQQRASMSDISHTFQQRASESDISLIYQQRASQSDFSHI; this is encoded by the exons ATGAATCTTGTAGTCTTCCCTCATATATTCCGACAGAGGGCGTCCCTGTCAGACATCTCTCATACATTCCAACAGAGGGCGTCACATTTAGACTTCTCTGATACATTCCAACAGAGGGCGTCCGAATCAGACATCTCTCTAACATTCCAACATAAGTCGTCCCTGTCAGACTTCTCTCACATAGCGTCCCAGTcatatatctctgatacattCCAACAGAGGGCGTCCCAGTCAGATATCTCTGATACATTCCAACAGAGGGCGTCCCTGTCAGACATCTCTCATACATTCCAACAGAGGGCGTCCGAATCAGACATCTCTCTCATATACCAACAGAGGGCGTCCCTGTCAGACTTCTCTCATAAATTATCATCCGACAGAGGGCGTCCCAGTCAGACATCTCTAATACATTCTGACAAAGAGCGTCCCGTTTATATTTCTCTCACACTCCGACAGAGGGCGTCTTTGTCAGACTTCTCTCATACATTCCAAAGGAGAGTGTTCTT AGGGCGTCCCAGTCAGATATCTCCCATACATTCCAACAGAGAGCGACAGAGGGCGTCCCATTCAGACATCTCCCATACATTCCAACAGAGGGTGTCCCAGTCAGATATCTCTGATACATTCCAACAGAGGGCGTCCCAGTCAGATATCTCTGATACATTCCAACAGAGGGCGTCCCAGTCAGACATCTCCCATACATTCCAACAGAGGGTGTCCCAGTCAGATATCTCTGATACATTCCAACAGAGGGCGTCCAAGTCAGATATCTCTGATACATTCCAACAGAGGGCGTCCATGTCAGACATCTCTCATACATTCCAACAGAGGGCGTCCGAATCAGACATCTCTCTCATATACCAACAGAGGGCTTCCCAGTCAGACTTCTCTCATATATAG